A window of the Diceros bicornis minor isolate mBicDic1 chromosome 30, mDicBic1.mat.cur, whole genome shotgun sequence genome harbors these coding sequences:
- the LOC131394632 gene encoding olfactory receptor 7G2-like, producing MEPRNHTDAPEFFLLGLADDPGLQPLFFILFLSMFLVTILGNLLIILIVISDSHLHTPMYFFLSNLSFTDICLSTTTIPKMLTIIQAQNQSVTYAGCLTQSYFVLAFVCLENFLLVIMAYDRYVAICQPLRYMLTMNSCFCGLLILFSLFISIVDPLLHSLMVLRLTFCTNLEISLFFCDVVQLIKIACSDTLINNILIYCASSIFGGIPVCGIIFSYTKILFSVLRMPSVGGKYKAFSTCGSHLSIVFLFYGTGFGVYISSTLANSSVNTAVASVMYTVVPQMLNPFIYSLRNRDIKGVLIKLISRIPSLL from the coding sequence ATGGAACCCAGAAATCACACAGATGCTCCAGAATTCTTTCTACTAGGATTGGCAGATGATCCAGGACTGCAGCCTCTCTTCTTCATTCTGTTCCTGTCCATGTTCCTGGTCACCATCCTGGGAAATCTACTCATCATTCTGATTGTCATCTCTGACTCTCACCTGCACACCCCcatgtatttctttctctccaaTCTGTCCTTTACTGACATCTGTTTAAGCACAACCACAATCCCAAAGATGTTGACGATCATCCAAGCACAGAATCAGAGTGTTACTTATGCAGGCTGCCTTACACAGAGTTACTTTGTcctggcttttgtttgtttggaaaattttcttcttgtgataatggcctatgaccgctatgtggccatttgTCAGCCACTGAGGTACATGCTCACCATGAACTCCTGCTTCTGTGGACTGCTGATTCTATTCTCCCTGTTCATTAGCATTGTGGATCCCCTTCTCCACAGTCTAATGGTGTTGCGGCTGACCTTCTGCACAAACCTGGAAATCTCCCTCTTCTTCTGTGATGTTGTTCAGCTCATCAAGATTGCATGTTCTGATACCCTCATCAATAACATCCTGATATATTGTGCAAGTAGCATATTTGGTGGTATTCCTGTGTGTGGAATCATATTCTCTTATACTAAGATACTCTTCTCTGTTTTGAGAATGCCATCAGTGGGTGGCAAGTATAAAGCTTTTTCCACCTGTGGGTCTCACCTCTCAATTGTGTTCTTATTCTATGGGACAGGATTTGGGGTGTACATTAGTTCTACTCTCGCTAACTCTTCCGTAAACACTGCAGTGGCTTCAGTGATGTACACTGTTGTCCCTCAAatgctgaaccccttcatctaTAGCCTGAGGAACAGGGACATTAAGGGAGTCTTGATAAAACTCATCAGTAGGATACCTTCTCTTCTTTGA